The Macadamia integrifolia cultivar HAES 741 chromosome 4, SCU_Mint_v3, whole genome shotgun sequence genome contains the following window.
gaaaatttgattttattcttttgaagattttggaaaataaaaatgtctATATGGTTATACAATGTGATTCTAGATGCTTCTGAGCTACTGTTCTTCCTGATTTATTTCAGAACCATTGCTTCTGGGCACCAGCTCATTCCATATGCAACTAAAGTTAAATTTAGACGCCAAAGTTTTGTCAAAATCAGATGCCATACTCCTAAGTTTTTGTTAATATTCAAATTTGTTTGCCAGTTAGTCAACAACTTTTTTCTGTTCCATTTGAGTGGCAAGGGATGTCTAAGTGAGATACAATGGTTAATTTCTTGTGAGGCTTTTGCATGTTTGAGCTGCTTCCCATTCTGCCAAATGGAACTAAAAGCATTGCTTTCACAAGAGTCAAGGAGTAAACAGACAGAAAGTGGAGCCTGTGCAAACACAATTGTATGCATTCTCAAATTTCCAACAGGATATCTGTTTACATGAAtcttttctcttatttgttGGCAGACATGAGAAAGCCAAAGCTGGCTTCTGAAATTGCAAGGCAACTTCGAAAATTCCATCAAGTGCAGATTCCTGGTTCTCAAGAACCCCAACTGTGGAATGACATCTTCAAGTTCCTAGAGAAAGGTTCCTTCTTGGCTAATGCTGGTTTCTTTTGTAGTattcatctaagaaaaagtTGTTGCTTTTCTTAAGTCAACGTTTCTGGAGAGGAGGGTGAGAAGGGAGATTCTTGAAATTGCACGTGTTTCTTATTTAAGTTGCCACTCTCGGTTGCAGCCTCTGTTCTTAAATTCGAGGATAGCGAGAAGCAGCAAAAGTATGACACCATTTCTTTTGAAGAAGTTAACAATGCAGTGGTTGAACTCAAGGTAACCTTTACTTTAATTGTTGTACTTGCTGGAATTGTTCATAATGCACGTCTGAATTCAAGGTATCCTAAATTGCATTATTGTTCCCTCTGTTGAATTTAATTTGGTTATTTACTTAAAAATAATCTCTTTCTCACCGATAAATGAACCAAGATAATGGGAAGAGTTTGGCAAGCATCACTGATGGCAATATAACAATTTCATCCTTCTTGTATCTAGAGGGAAATCACGGCAAACGAGATATGAAAAACTGATAACTTTGCAGCTTTCCTAACATTTTGTGTGACCATTCAAAACTACActtttcatcatttcattatgtGGGAGGATGACCAATTTCATCCTCACATCAGTTATGGTTTAGTTCTCATAATAAAGATTCTCTTTTGCGGTTATCTCGTGGTGACTAATCTTCACTATACCTCATCACTGTACATGCCATTACTGGAGTCGGAATCCAGATGCCAATGAAAATGGGGAAATGTAAACATTGTGATTAAAATAAGTTGGATGCCGCATACTGTCTTGGTCAAACATAATAGAACCAATTGGATTGTTGATGTAAATTGTGATCATTGAATGCTTATCTATTTTTAAGTTTTAGGCTTGTAGCTTCTTAAGAGCTTTGCTCCTATTTAAGGGATAATGAGTTTATGATGTGGGATTATTCAACAGGATCTGACTGACCTTCTCAATGCACCCGTGGTGTTTGCTCACAATGACTTGCTGTCTGGAAACTTGATGCTCAATGAAGATGAAGGTGGTCATACTCCCCATTCTTCACTACATGAAATTTTTGTGGTTTTTGATTGAAATTTTAGCTAGCTTCCTATTTTTATGTTACAATATGAAGCTGATCGAGTATTTTGTAATTTgttctttttcctttgtttttctttctaaatGCAACTTCAGAAACAATGTAATATAGTATCTTTACAGTCTGTTTTTGTCGGTCTTCTTCTCCCCCGCTCCCCTacgtttctttctttttcttatttatgtcATTTAGGTTCCTGTCATATATTCTGAGGCCTTTGCATAATGAATTCAATGGATTCTACCTGGTACATCTCCTGCATGAAAATCTACTCTGATCTTTATGGTCTAGAATCATTCATAGAATATCCTTATGCTTCATCTTTGGGTACCTTTGTCAAATTAcccattatcatttttttttctggttaatTTGTAAATagtttcttctgtttcttgTTTCTAAATTAATGTACTTGCAGAGAAACTTTActtcattgattttgagtacGGGTCATACAGCTATAGAGGCTATGACATTGGAAATCACTTCAATGAATATGCAGGCTTTGATTGTGACTACAGCTTGTACGTCTTCTTTTCTCTAtatattctgttttttttttttagtcttaAAAGTATACTCAAGGTTGAAAAACAGGGTCCTGATTGTTGGATCTGTTGTTTTAATGTAGTTATCCTGATAAGGATGCTCAATATCATTTCTTTAGGCATTATTTGCAGCCTGAGAAGCCTCAGGAGGTAAGCAAGTTGAATTATTAGCAACTTAACACTTCAGATTTGTATTGAACATTTATATGTACGGTCGCCATTGGGGTTCAAAACTTCTGAGTGATTCTTGCTTTCTGTTTCTGTAACCTTTGCACACAATCAAGTGGTGATGACTGAGCCCCTTCTTTGCTTCCATGAGCAATACTGAGAATTTCGAACTCCGATTGCTTATTTGCCTGTGCCCGTATGTTTACTTACTTGAGAACAAATAAACTTAGACATTAATAGGTAATTgtgaatttgaatttatttgttttacgCTAAGATTTGGAGGTCAGGGACACACTTGAACTCATACACAGCATGGCACACCGAATCAAGTAATCTATTTGGGATTAGAGTTAAATCTTCCATTTGCAACCTAATCAGCCTTCCACGCTCTGAGACATACTATAAAAAGAAATTCAGTCTGAAGTTCTCTGCCTGtcttctccccccacccccctagTTTTTTCTGATAGATGCAAGCTTTTTGACCACCAGGTGTCTGATGAAGATCTTGAAGCACTGTATGTTGAGGCAAATTCCTACATGTTAGCATCACACTTATATTGGGCTCTATGGGCACTAATCCAGGTAATCTCCAGTGTTCCATCAGCTCCAAGATGCTACACTGATCCAATTTCAGTCTTATACTGTTCTCTGTGCTCTTTGTAGGCAAAGATGTCTCCAATCGATTTTGATTATTTAGGTTATTTCTTCCTGCGCTACGGCGAATGCAAAAGGCGGAAGGAGGCATGTTTCTCATTGGCACGATCATACCTTACACGATCTGGGTCTGGGTGAATTCTCCATGTCTCTGCTGCCACTGCCGACAAGAGAATGTAACCTCTTCCTGTTGTGAAGTTGTAGAAGACCCTTTAGAATCTTAAGATAGATTGCTTTTAATATACTTTTGTAGCTAATTGTCagaagaaaattaaacacaGATTTGACGTATTTCATGTGTTTTACGTCTCCTCATTCTTTTTTCTGTAATCCTGAAACATGAAAGTTGAAATATGATCCAGTTTTCAAAATTTAGTGATTGCTTTTGCTCGTCTCCTGACAAATGATTCTGTTCTCCATTTTTGGCCAAATTTAATGCCTAATTCCTTGATGGAGCAGTCAGTTGACTGTTTAATGTGTTTCATTTGGAAAAGATGGTGTTAAAACTCTTAAGATAATTCGAATAAAAAAACTCTTAAGATAACTGCTCTTCGCCTGAAACTGAGCTGACTGGTTGACTGTAACCTGTTCATAATTTTAGTCCTGAATCTCCTGAGTTTTCAGATGATGCTAAACATGCAAAATGGTTGACAATAGATGAAATTTTATAGATTGAATCCAGGTTTACCTTACATATTCAATGGTTGAATTGGTCAGAAGTCACATTCTATCAACTTTTGGCTATATTAGTCAGTATTTTGGTTAGCACTAAATTTTGCAAGTAATTGTATCTCAAAACATGATAAGAGTGGTGCTTTAAAAATTctaagtcattttttttttttgaaaaatttgggcctttgaagaaacaaagggaagtTATCTTATCAATGGTCTGTCATTGACCACGAAATTTGATGTCTAGCCAATATTGAGAATGCTCAGATTACACTCTATGTATGCTGTGTGCCCATGTAAGCTTATATTAATGTCGACTTCCAGGGATAAATCAAGGCAACCCAaacatttcttcataaaaaatgggGCGATTCAAGCCAGGGTAGCCAAGGTAGATGTGTTGGGTCCTTTATTTTAAGACTTATATCAGATCATTGGCAACTGATCCATCAGATACCTACCTATTCCTAGCCCATTTCTACCCAGAGGTCAACTCAAGATCTTCCCAAAAAagtttttttaacattttttccttttttggggaagaagaaaaattccTGTTCTACACCCCTACACCCAGACACATGTACCACAAAATTAACACCCCAAACTCCCAGTGAAAGAAAAACTTCCATCCATGTATATACCCCTTTACGTGTTCTCACTGGCCCTCACCCTGATGCAAGGGCTATGCAACCAGGCAGCAATCTgttgcctttttttctttattttgaaaAACGTTGGATCCCAAAGTTTTCAGTATCATTAGTATTGGGCTGCATAAAAATTGATTGATTGGCACAATCAGTATTAGTGAATCGATTGCCTACTAGTGCCTTTGGTTGTCAGGTTGATAGGATGCTCAAGGTATTACATTAGATAACAAGACTCCTTGTATTAACATATGGAAATATACTATTACTGTTTATATTGTAAGACTATTGTAGGTAAAAACATGCTTACAGGGGAGATCTCCATCAATTTTGCAgtttccatatatatatttttcacatTTCACACAACTCCAAAATGGTGCAAGTCATATAGCTCTCATATGAAGGATGCTTTTGGCTCTTCAAGTCAATGTTCAAGTGGAATCTGGGTTTCTTAAGCTTGAAGAACCTGGCAATGAAGAATGTGGCTTTTCAGGCGGTTACGACCTGCAAGGCTTGACCAGAGGTTTGTGATCATATTCTTAAACTGTCCTTTCCCTGCAATAGTCTCCCACAGCTGATCTCCATCACCAGCTTGTAAATTGATGGACTTTGAGAGATCCACAAGAGAAATGCTCATGTTGTTACGGATGATACACAACTTGCCATTGAGAGGGACAAGTGCCGCAGCTTCCGAGGCCCGCGAATTCCCCTGGTGCATTTTGCTGTCAACATGCTTGCTCCAAGAATCAGTAGTCTCATCATAGATTCTCAGCTTGCACCCATCCTTGCAGTCCAAAGCATAGAGCTTCCCATTCAAGGTGGTGCTTGGATTCCGCCAGCCTGCAAGCATTCCATTATAGACTGAGTACCAAATGTCAGTCTCAGGGTTGTAGACTTCACTCACCACCTGGCGATGAGAACCCAGCCCCTTCAAGAACCACTTACCCTCGTAGACAACCCCAATGAACGGTACCATAGCAGTGCTCATTTCAGCAATGAAGGACCACCTATTCCTGTTAGGATCATAAACCTCAGCAGATCTCAAGAACCGATGAACCCCCTCACTCTCCCCACCAGCCACATACAAGCAGTTGTTTATAACACACGAACCAAATAAATGCCTTCGACGTAGCATATCAGGAGCACGGTGCCATTTATTTGTCCGGGCACTGTAAAAAATGACTCGTCTCATTGACCCTTTCAGTGGGTCCTTACCTCCAAATAAGTAAAGGTGACAGCCACTGAGAACAGCACACCCAAAGCCAAGGGCCTCAGAGTATTCTCCAGGGATAGGAGGGAGGGGCTGCCACAGCTGGTATATGGGGTCAAAGGCGTGCCACGAGATCTTCCCATCTCGGTCTCTCTTTATCACATAGATCCATTCTTCTGCAATCCCAAGGCTCTTGCGAAGGGAGTAAAAGAAGTTCCCAGCAAGGAGACGATACCATCTCTTGCAAACTAGCCGTAGCTTTTGGTGCTCAATTCGTGGGACCCGGATCAAGCAAGCAATCGCCAGGTCATCAGGTAGCCCAGGAAGCAGAGGGGATTCATTCCGACTCCTTTCTCCACGAGCTGTCTTGTGCTTGGAAGGATGAATGGATGGTTTGATGTCGGGCTGAAGGCAGAGCTTTGCTCCTGGAACAAATTTCTTTGCCCCAGCAACAGTTTTGAGGCCTGCGTCTACTCTACAGAAACACGCAGTGGTATCAACCTGTGGATGCCATTAGTTAGTCTTTGGGACTCCCAAGACAGAAATTCAATATAATGAAAAGGagcaacctagtgcacgaggcttccgCTACGGCAATTCAATATGATAACTTCTAGAAAAGGTAACAACTCTATTAAAGGATTTGAGTTATGTCAAACAGGTAACTCAAAACAAAATAAGACTAGTATCTGTATTTGACACACACAAGGTGACTATTGGCTTCTAAGACTTGTAGCAAGAAATGGCAAATATAATGTTCTGCTATTTGATGACGTAAAcaagtaaaataaaagaaaagaaaaatgcagaTTCACAGTGGAGTATAATAGAGAGATTAACGAAATATTAGGTCTTACAGTTGAGCATAGTCAGTTTTATCATAATAATCTAAAAACACTTACTTTCCCAGAAATAATTGATAAAGAATCTCAATGCACCTCAGCATTGAATTCCTCTGAATAATAAAGCACCTGCTGATCATGTGCATAAATACAGGAAAATTCATGAATGTGACTTTTGCACACCAGGAATCTATTTTACATGCAGTCTTGGGAGGACAAGTACACAACACTATCCATTTCAATATTTTACTGAAATGCAATACAAAAAGTTGTAGAACAACATCCATTTCAAAATCCAGGATGATTTCCCACTTTGTGATGGTATCTTGATCATTGATACTCCTGACACTCATGGAGGACTTCACCCCATCATATGGTTGGATTATTTCCCTTCACTCAATCATATTCAAATGTTCATCTCCTCTTCCCTACAAAAATGACTCCCTGCTATCCACTTTGTCCTCATAAATAATTATGATTATCCAGTAAAATATTttatggtgaaaaaaaaaacagccatAGGGACAAAGCTACAGCATGCAGTTTCCAACGTCCTGTGACCAATGGGGTGTTGAATGATTCAGGCCTAGTGGTTGGTAGTCCCAATGACCCAATTTCCTGGCCCAACAGTAGACCTAAAAATAGGGGGCATTGCTCAGAGCAATGGTAAAAGGTTCGGGCTGCCAGGTCATATGTCAGGGTTCAAGTCTTGGGAGCGACCATTTtgtgcaaaaaagaaaaaacaaaggttAGCACAGACTCCAAACTCAACCCTCCTAGGACCACAAACTGCTGACCATTCATAAGGTTTGTGGTCCAGATGATCTGACCACAGTCCAATTTtctgttccaacttccaaccgGCCCCTTTACAACATTGGAGGCAACTTAGAAAAATTGGTGCCAATATGACTTTGAAATGATGTAGGACAGCTACTTAGATTTTCTGCCCTCTAAGGCAAGTAGTTGATTTGGTGATGACTAGTGAAGATATAAGTAAGTTGACAGCTAAACATACTATGGTAGTAATGAAGTAGTGGCCCAATATATCTCAGGCTTCCTCGAAAGCCCTAATGACAGGATTCAACTTTAAGAGATGGTTgttcaaaatcaaatattctgCTTCCTGTAAAGAGCTATGTAGTCATACAGATTAAACTGATGGTGTTGAGTCTATATGACAAGGACAATTTCTCATGGTATCAGAATACCACCCccctccaaaaataaaaaataaaaaaaatcagggtATTCATTGCCAACTTTACCTTTATGCAGTCAGTAAGATCTAGGTCAGTAGACTAAGTCAAGATTCCCAAGTTTATTGAATTAGAAACTTCAAAAAAATCATAGATTTTTGGGTATATTTGCTTCttctttcaattccaatttctagggttcaggCTGATTCCACCGGACTCTAGGCCAATTCTGACCGAGACTGATCCAATTCGGATCAGAATCAGTGGTGAACGATTGCATATACTTGAACTATGAGATGAATACAGGCGAGCTAATCTCTGAAAACCATTAATGAGCACAACCAGATCGGATGCAGAATTTCCCACTGAAGCAGTATACTCATCCCTACTTGATTTTCTATCTCTGCTAATTCCAACCCTTATTTTGACGCAATCAAAGACTTATAATAGTTAAAAATTGGAGAATGAAGAGGAGGAAGGCATGAATTGCATAGAATAAAAACGTAATAAATTGTATAGAAAAGATCAACAATAAAAATTACAGATAATCAGAATATTAAAGGAGCTCAGAAGCTCTAAAAAGAAAATGCACTTAAGAGATCATCCACAGAACTAGGATCCAAACTGAAAATATAATTgcagaaaagagaaagaaatcaaCTTACCAATGGTGGTTGAATCCCTCTCTCCATATCCCCTCATTCAAAAGTTCATCAATCTGACAGAATGACCCATCGCTCCACCTTCACAATCAACCTCGTAGATCAACTATACCTCTCGCAAATGAACTTAAAAGAGCGAACACAGAGTACGTATCAGAAAAATCGTAACTGCAACTCCATCTCCAAGGTCACCCTCTTCACAAATAAGAATCCAACTcagaagaaatagaaacccaaTCCCACCAACTCTCCCATCTAAACTTCACctacaaaatgaaaaaatccaTTTCACAAACACCCAGAAACGAAACCCAGTGTTCCCTGAAGAGCAACGTTGCAAGACTTACCCTAAAAACCCCCATCCTCCATCTTTCGAACCCATCTCCCAAATCAGAAACCCATATCCAAAATACCGAAAGAATGTTGGGTTTTCTACTCCAGATATCAAAACGCACACTCCCAAATTCTCTGCTCCAGAGGAACCCAGAACAGAAATGCTAAACAGGGGGCGAGAACTAAAAAGTTGCAGAGATAGAGgttgaaagagagagacattGCATTAATTTTCGGTGCAGTAAAGGGCCCATGACCTCAATGGCGTAACCTAACAAATGCTAGAGAGTTTATAACAAGAAACGGGTACCTCACTGAAAGACAAAAGCGAACCTAAACCattaatagagagagaaagaggggaatcAAGAAAGTGTGATGTTTGCTTTAAACTTTCCTGCTCGTCTTATTGTGAAAGGaggaacaaaaactgaaaaaattgaTTGGAAAATAGTTGTTGTTGGACTTTGGAGTAGGAGGGAGAGAGTGGGACAACA
Protein-coding sequences here:
- the LOC122076963 gene encoding F-box/kelch-repeat protein At1g55270-like isoform X2, whose product is MERGIQPPLVDTTACFCRVDAGLKTVAGAKKFVPGAKLCLQPDIKPSIHPSKHKTARGERSRNESPLLPGLPDDLAIACLIRVPRIEHQKLRLVCKRWYRLLAGNFFYSLRKSLGIAEEWIYVIKRDRDGKISWHAFDPIYQLWQPLPPIPGEYSEALGFGCAVLSGCHLYLFGGKDPLKGSMRRVIFYSARTNKWHRAPDMLRRRHLFGSCVINNCLYVAGGESEGVHRFLRSAEVYDPNRNRWSFIAEMSTAMVPFIGVVYEGWRNPSTTLNGKLYALDCKDGCKLRIYDETTDSWSKHVDSKMHQGNSRASEAAALVPLNGKLCIIRNNMSISLVDLSKSINLQAGDGDQLWETIAGKGQFKNMITNLWSSLAGRNRLKSHILHCQVLQA
- the LOC122076963 gene encoding F-box/kelch-repeat protein At1g55270-like isoform X1, which produces MERGIQPPLVDTTACFCRVDAGLKTVAGAKKFVPGAKLCLQPDIKPSIHPSKHKTARGERSRNESPLLPGLPDDLAIACLIRVPRIEHQKLRLVCKRWYRLLAGNFFYSLRKSLGIAEEWIYVIKRDRDGKISWHAFDPIYQLWQPLPPIPGEYSEALGFGCAVLSGCHLYLFGGKDPLKGSMRRVIFYSARTNKWHRAPDMLRRRHLFGSCVINNCLYVAGGESEGVHRFLRSAEVYDPNRNRWSFIAEMSTAMVPFIGVVYEGKWFLKGLGSHRQVVSEVYNPETDIWYSVYNGMLAGWRNPSTTLNGKLYALDCKDGCKLRIYDETTDSWSKHVDSKMHQGNSRASEAAALVPLNGKLCIIRNNMSISLVDLSKSINLQAGDGDQLWETIAGKGQFKNMITNLWSSLAGRNRLKSHILHCQVLQA
- the LOC122075801 gene encoding probable ethanolamine kinase, yielding MGAAKIWDATEVAEEAQENGISDIPSSSLAVDISLPLPRMKPQIIGLCKDLFKNWSQLDESCFLVETVSGGITNLLLKVSVREDNGPEVSLTVRLYGPNTEYVIDRPRELQAIKFLSAAGFGARLLGVFGNGMVQSFIDALTLSPSDMRKPKLASEIARQLRKFHQVQIPGSQEPQLWNDIFKFLEKASVLKFEDSEKQQKYDTISFEEVNNAVVELKDLTDLLNAPVVFAHNDLLSGNLMLNEDEEKLYFIDFEYGSYSYRGYDIGNHFNEYAGFDCDYSFYPDKDAQYHFFRHYLQPEKPQEVSDEDLEALYVEANSYMLASHLYWALWALIQAKMSPIDFDYLGYFFLRYGECKRRKEACFSLARSYLTRSGSG